One part of the Brevundimonas subvibrioides ATCC 15264 genome encodes these proteins:
- a CDS encoding glutathione S-transferase family protein, whose protein sequence is MSDLILYSHPFSSYCQKAIVAFYEKALPFTQRMLEDEGAMGELKAAWPFGQFPVLKDGARHFAETSIIIERLDQISPDIPMIPTDPDLALETRFMDRVFDNHVQAHQQRIIYNALRPEADRDPLIATEAKARLETAYAWLDGVMSGRTWAAGEVFTLADCGAAPGLLYAHWTHPIPKDLTHLWAYRRRLLARPSYARALDEARPYRNYFPLGAPDED, encoded by the coding sequence GTGAGCGACCTGATCCTGTATAGCCACCCGTTCTCCTCCTACTGCCAGAAGGCGATCGTGGCCTTCTACGAGAAGGCCCTGCCGTTCACCCAGCGGATGCTGGAGGACGAGGGGGCGATGGGTGAGCTGAAGGCGGCCTGGCCGTTCGGGCAGTTTCCGGTGCTGAAGGACGGCGCACGCCACTTCGCGGAGACGTCCATCATCATCGAGCGGCTGGACCAGATATCGCCCGATATCCCGATGATCCCGACCGATCCGGACCTGGCACTGGAGACACGGTTCATGGACCGGGTGTTCGACAACCACGTCCAGGCCCACCAGCAGCGGATCATCTATAACGCCCTCCGTCCCGAGGCGGACCGCGATCCGCTGATCGCGACCGAGGCGAAGGCCAGGCTGGAGACAGCCTATGCCTGGCTGGACGGGGTGATGTCGGGCCGGACCTGGGCGGCGGGCGAGGTCTTCACCCTGGCTGATTGCGGGGCCGCGCCGGGCTTGCTGTATGCCCACTGGACCCATCCGATCCCGAAGGATCTGACCCACCTGTGGGCCTATCGCCGTCGCCTGCTGGCCCGTCCGAGCTATGCGAGGGCGCTGGACGAGGCGCGGCCGTACCGGAACTATTTCCCGCTGGGCGCCCCGGACGAGGACTGA
- a CDS encoding ABC transporter ATP-binding protein codes for MNAVIETRALTKTYGTVRALDGLSLTIPRGGVYGVLGPNGAGKSTLFRILLGLIRPTEGEAIVMGGRVGDVAASRRMGSMIETPRFPPYMTARQVLEWLSVAHGLTPDAARVAGWLECVGLTEAADRKVRGFSVGMLQRLGVAAALITEPELVILDEPTSGMDPPGIQEMRALIRSLSEKDGITVVLASHQLLEVQRVCDRVAILNRGKLVREGSVTDLTSSGERLRLSLTPMAPAMAILGDRATVEGDALLATLPRAEAPALLRALIEAGVDIEEARWIGADLESVFMTETGSVQHVEAIR; via the coding sequence ATGAACGCTGTGATCGAAACCCGCGCCCTGACCAAGACCTATGGGACCGTGCGCGCCCTGGACGGTCTCAGCCTGACCATTCCGCGCGGCGGGGTCTATGGCGTGCTCGGCCCCAACGGTGCGGGCAAGTCGACCCTGTTCCGCATCCTGCTGGGCCTGATCCGTCCGACCGAGGGCGAGGCCATCGTCATGGGTGGCCGGGTCGGCGACGTGGCCGCCAGCCGGCGCATGGGCTCGATGATCGAGACCCCGCGCTTCCCGCCCTACATGACCGCCCGCCAGGTGCTGGAATGGCTGTCCGTCGCCCACGGCCTGACCCCCGACGCCGCCCGCGTCGCCGGCTGGCTGGAGTGCGTCGGCCTGACCGAGGCCGCCGACCGCAAGGTGCGCGGCTTCTCCGTGGGCATGCTGCAGCGGCTGGGCGTCGCCGCCGCCCTGATCACCGAGCCCGAACTGGTCATCCTCGATGAACCCACAAGCGGCATGGATCCGCCCGGCATCCAGGAGATGCGCGCCCTGATCCGCTCCCTGTCGGAAAAGGACGGCATCACCGTCGTCCTGGCCAGCCACCAGCTGCTGGAGGTCCAGCGCGTCTGCGACCGGGTCGCCATCCTGAACCGGGGCAAACTGGTCCGTGAGGGCTCGGTCACCGACCTGACCTCCTCCGGCGAGCGCCTGCGCCTGTCCCTGACCCCGATGGCTCCGGCTATGGCCATCCTCGGCGACCGGGCCACGGTCGAGGGCGACGCCCTCCTGGCTACCCTGCCCCGGGCCGAGGCCCCCGCCCTGCTCCGCGCCCTGATCGAGGCCGGTGTCGATATCGAGGAGGCCCGCTGGATCGGGGCCGATCTGGAAAGCGTCTTCATGACCGAGACAGGATCCGTTCAGCACGTGGAGGCGATCCGATGA
- a CDS encoding calcium-binding protein, with the protein MPTYNGTPGNDTTRGSAGDDDISGLGGNDILEGMGGNDFITGGDGDDVLLGGTGTDVLFGGAGDDLLWGGGYGNTGIATPDQVRDDLDGGEGNDSLLIGRNDVALGGNGDDEFEMEGEGAESWTATMDGGAGQDIVDLTFVRYRTIVYLDPTGGTEGLVLRNMELVALGGYGSKVFGGARVDVVFGGAGIDDIDGAGGDDFLTGGGGNDILAGGDGADVLVGGSGSDLLTGGAGADIFGYLSAQDSRAGSLDIIQDFQTGLDVIDLTDLQPTSVTLSQDGAYTLVSAQTPGGAFAVRVLGTITLGDVIPTFAGLTVQGTAEGDVLSGTDRSDTFYGYGGDDVLSGGGGNDVFIGGSGNDTMIGGQGDDAYEVTEAGDVVTEQAGEGSDTVYSYLDSYTLAANVETLALVGSARAGIGNAGNNTLIGNAGANLLVGGAGVDRMVGGQGDDFYEVTEAGDVVVEAAGEGTDTVYSYLETYTASANVERLELAGRARNGSTNADGGTVIGNALDNTLTVGGGSAVLIGGGGSDTAVIGGARAGFTIATNSGITTVTGGGPDDHTGRGGADPVLGPGRGPDDRPDPGRNPGGGEVLNGADGYDSLYGNGGNDVLFGYGGIDVLVGGDGADIMVGGDGDDTYEVSEVADNIQEGAGEGFDTVFAYASGYTLAANTESLRLVGSATTGYGNAGDNTLVGNGLDNLLVGGAGNDTFYGGTGDDTYEVTEAGDVVVEAAGEGIDTIFSYVTYTLGANVENLRLVGTAVNATGNALNNMIVGNDGNNVLIGGAGNDIMVGSLGNDAYEVTEAGDVVYEAAGEGTDTVYSYIDTYQMSLNVEALYLVGSGRVGLGSTGNDTIVGNGLNNILNGNAGNDILTGGAGVDQFWHLAGGGHDRITDFSTGSGEMIVLSQSQFANFAAVQAAMTQSGSNVIITVSETQSLTLSNVTIGQLTVHNFAFNGPPAGAPVSPLEETASKAASLQAWDADAVTWHDGPALPHHDAALPWLPTQIQDHWV; encoded by the coding sequence GTGCCGACCTACAATGGAACTCCTGGAAACGACACGACGCGCGGGTCTGCTGGCGATGACGACATCTCGGGGCTGGGCGGCAACGATATCCTGGAGGGGATGGGCGGCAACGACTTCATCACCGGCGGCGACGGCGACGACGTTCTTCTGGGCGGCACCGGCACCGACGTCCTGTTCGGCGGGGCGGGGGACGACCTGCTGTGGGGGGGCGGTTACGGTAATACGGGCATCGCGACCCCGGATCAGGTGCGGGACGATCTGGACGGCGGCGAGGGCAATGACTCCCTGCTCATCGGACGCAACGACGTCGCCCTGGGCGGCAATGGCGACGACGAGTTCGAGATGGAGGGCGAGGGGGCCGAGTCGTGGACCGCGACCATGGACGGTGGCGCGGGTCAGGACATCGTCGACCTGACCTTTGTCCGCTATCGCACCATCGTCTATCTGGACCCCACCGGAGGCACCGAGGGTCTGGTGTTGCGGAACATGGAGCTGGTGGCTCTGGGGGGCTACGGTTCGAAGGTGTTCGGCGGAGCCCGCGTGGACGTGGTCTTCGGAGGTGCTGGCATCGACGACATCGATGGTGCCGGCGGCGACGACTTCCTGACGGGCGGAGGCGGTAACGACATCCTGGCGGGTGGCGACGGCGCGGACGTGCTGGTCGGCGGCAGCGGCAGCGACCTTCTGACCGGCGGGGCCGGGGCGGACATCTTCGGCTATCTGTCGGCGCAGGACTCGCGGGCGGGCAGCCTGGACATCATCCAGGACTTCCAGACCGGCCTCGACGTCATCGATCTGACGGACCTCCAGCCGACCAGCGTCACCCTGAGCCAGGATGGCGCCTATACGCTGGTCTCGGCCCAGACACCGGGCGGGGCCTTTGCGGTGCGCGTGCTGGGCACGATCACCCTGGGCGACGTGATCCCGACGTTCGCCGGCCTGACCGTTCAGGGGACGGCGGAAGGGGACGTGCTGAGCGGCACGGATCGCAGCGACACCTTCTACGGCTACGGCGGCGACGACGTCCTGTCGGGCGGCGGCGGCAACGACGTCTTCATCGGCGGGTCGGGGAACGACACGATGATCGGCGGACAGGGCGACGACGCCTATGAGGTGACCGAGGCCGGGGATGTCGTGACCGAGCAGGCGGGCGAGGGCAGCGACACCGTCTACAGCTATCTGGACAGCTACACCCTGGCGGCCAATGTCGAGACGCTGGCGCTGGTGGGGTCGGCCCGGGCGGGCATCGGCAATGCCGGGAACAACACCCTGATCGGCAATGCCGGGGCCAATCTGCTGGTCGGCGGGGCCGGGGTCGACCGGATGGTCGGCGGCCAGGGCGACGATTTCTATGAGGTGACCGAGGCCGGCGACGTGGTGGTCGAGGCCGCCGGCGAGGGCACGGACACCGTCTATTCCTATCTGGAGACCTATACGGCCTCGGCCAATGTCGAGCGGCTTGAGCTGGCCGGGCGGGCGCGGAACGGGTCGACCAATGCGGACGGCGGGACCGTCATCGGCAACGCCCTGGACAACACCCTGACCGTCGGCGGCGGCTCGGCCGTGCTGATCGGCGGCGGCGGCAGCGACACGGCCGTGATCGGCGGGGCGCGGGCCGGGTTCACGATCGCCACCAACAGCGGGATCACCACCGTGACCGGCGGGGGCCCGGACGATCACACTGGCCGGGGTGGAGCGGATCCAGTTCTCGGACCAGGTCGTGGTCCTGACGACCGGCCAGACCCTGGTCGGAACCCGGGCGGCGGCGAGGTCCTGAACGGGGCCGACGGCTATGACAGCCTCTATGGCAACGGCGGCAACGATGTGCTGTTCGGCTACGGCGGGATCGACGTCCTGGTCGGGGGCGACGGCGCGGACATCATGGTCGGCGGCGACGGCGACGACACCTATGAGGTCAGCGAGGTCGCCGACAACATCCAGGAAGGGGCCGGCGAGGGCTTCGACACCGTCTTCGCCTATGCCAGCGGCTATACCCTGGCCGCCAACACGGAATCACTGCGCCTCGTGGGGTCGGCGACGACCGGCTACGGCAATGCGGGCGACAACACCCTGGTCGGCAACGGGCTGGACAATCTGCTGGTCGGCGGAGCCGGCAACGACACCTTCTACGGCGGCACGGGCGACGACACCTACGAGGTCACCGAGGCCGGCGACGTCGTGGTCGAGGCCGCCGGCGAGGGCATCGACACCATCTTCAGCTACGTCACCTACACGCTGGGGGCCAATGTCGAGAACCTGCGTCTGGTCGGCACGGCCGTGAACGCCACCGGCAACGCGCTGAACAACATGATCGTGGGCAACGACGGCAACAACGTGCTGATCGGCGGGGCCGGCAACGACATCATGGTCGGCTCGCTCGGCAACGACGCCTATGAGGTCACCGAGGCGGGCGACGTCGTCTACGAGGCCGCCGGCGAAGGCACCGACACGGTCTATTCCTACATCGACACCTACCAGATGTCCTTGAACGTGGAGGCGCTCTACCTCGTCGGTTCGGGCCGGGTCGGGCTGGGCTCGACGGGCAACGACACGATCGTCGGCAACGGGCTGAACAACATCCTGAACGGCAACGCCGGCAACGACATCCTGACCGGCGGGGCGGGCGTCGACCAGTTCTGGCATCTGGCCGGCGGAGGCCATGACCGGATCACCGACTTCTCGACCGGCTCAGGCGAGATGATCGTCCTGTCCCAGAGCCAGTTCGCCAACTTCGCCGCCGTCCAGGCCGCCATGACCCAGTCGGGATCGAACGTGATCATCACCGTCAGCGAGACGCAGTCGCTGACGCTGAGCAACGTCACCATCGGACAGTTGACGGTGCACAATTTCGCCTTCAACGGCCCCCCCGCCGGTGCCCCGGTCTCGCCGCTCGAGGAGACTGCGTCCAAGGCGGCGAGCCTGCAGGCGTGGGACGCGGACGCCGTGACCTGGCATGACGGCCCGGCGCTGCCGCATCACGACGCAGCCCTGCCCTGGCTGCCGACCCAGATCCAGGATCACTGGGTCTAG
- a CDS encoding arylesterase, translated as MDRPVVTLLGDSLSAGYGLSVDQALPVQLERALSRLDVPATVIGAGVHGDTTGDGLARIDTAVPPRTRLCVVALGANDMMQVRAPDRIEATLDAIVSRLLARGMDVLLCGMRAPPWLTGYAPAFDAVFPAVARRHDIPLYPFLLDGVALDPRYNQPDRIHPNAQGIALIAQRLAPAVHHALSRQHIRKRG; from the coding sequence ATGGACCGGCCGGTGGTGACCCTGCTGGGCGACTCCCTGTCGGCCGGCTACGGCCTGTCCGTGGACCAGGCCCTGCCCGTCCAGCTGGAGCGCGCCCTGTCCCGCCTGGACGTCCCGGCGACCGTCATCGGCGCGGGCGTGCACGGCGACACGACCGGCGACGGTCTGGCCCGGATCGACACGGCCGTGCCGCCCCGCACCCGTCTTTGTGTCGTCGCGTTGGGGGCCAATGACATGATGCAGGTCCGCGCCCCCGACCGCATCGAGGCGACGCTCGACGCCATCGTCTCGCGTCTGCTGGCCCGCGGAATGGATGTGCTGCTGTGCGGCATGCGCGCCCCGCCGTGGCTGACCGGCTATGCGCCCGCTTTCGACGCCGTCTTCCCGGCGGTGGCACGGCGGCACGACATCCCGCTCTATCCCTTCCTTCTGGACGGCGTCGCGCTGGATCCCCGCTACAACCAGCCCGACCGGATCCACCCCAATGCGCAGGGCATTGCCCTCATCGCGCAACGGCTCGCGCCGGCTGTCCATCACGCGCTGTCCCGCCAGCACATCCGGAAGAGGGGATGA
- a CDS encoding ectonucleotide pyrophosphatase/phosphodiesterase — MPRLLIVLLTLFLAGCATAPAGPPQSRPLTLLISIDGFRSDYLDRGATPVLAGLAAEGATGPMRPSFPSLTFSNHYTLVTGLHPDHHGMVGNNFDDPVLGRFNQARKETGWWNEAEPIWVTAETAGLTAATMFWPGSETEIRGRRPTYWRPYDSAVSNEARVDQVLAWLDLADGRPDLVTLYFDVVDTVGHATGPGSPETLAAAGQVDAAIGGLVQGLKDRGLYDRTTLVIVSDHGMAPIRPDQTIYLDDALPAGALDVIYASGVAYLAPMPGHEAAVDAALIGRKDHYECWRRGELPARFVLGTNPRVPPIVCLADIGWYLASRARPLRSPGGAHGFDNASTEMQALFIARGPSIRTGVVLRDMDSVDVQPLLGRLLGIAVPVGDGRAADSLPAIRR; from the coding sequence ATGCCGCGTCTTCTGATCGTTCTGCTGACCCTTTTCCTCGCTGGCTGCGCGACCGCTCCGGCGGGTCCGCCGCAGTCTCGACCCCTGACCCTCCTGATCTCCATCGACGGGTTCCGGTCGGACTATCTGGACCGGGGCGCGACGCCGGTGCTGGCGGGACTGGCGGCCGAAGGGGCAACGGGGCCGATGCGGCCGTCGTTTCCCAGCCTGACCTTCTCGAACCACTACACGCTGGTGACCGGGCTGCATCCCGACCACCACGGCATGGTGGGCAACAATTTCGACGATCCGGTGCTGGGCCGTTTCAACCAGGCACGGAAGGAAACCGGGTGGTGGAACGAGGCCGAGCCGATCTGGGTCACGGCCGAGACGGCGGGGCTGACCGCGGCGACCATGTTCTGGCCGGGGTCGGAGACGGAAATCCGGGGGCGGCGGCCGACGTACTGGCGGCCCTATGACAGCGCGGTCAGCAATGAGGCGCGGGTGGATCAGGTGCTGGCATGGCTGGACCTGGCAGACGGGCGGCCGGATCTGGTGACGCTGTATTTCGACGTGGTGGACACGGTGGGCCATGCGACGGGGCCGGGGTCACCGGAAACCCTGGCGGCGGCGGGTCAGGTCGATGCCGCGATCGGCGGGCTGGTGCAGGGGCTGAAGGACCGGGGTCTGTATGACCGCACGACGCTGGTGATCGTGTCGGACCACGGCATGGCCCCCATCCGCCCTGACCAGACCATCTATCTGGACGATGCGCTGCCGGCGGGCGCGCTGGACGTCATCTACGCCAGCGGGGTCGCCTATCTGGCCCCGATGCCGGGTCATGAGGCGGCGGTGGATGCGGCCCTGATCGGGCGCAAAGACCACTACGAATGCTGGCGGCGTGGAGAGCTTCCGGCGCGGTTCGTGCTGGGCACCAATCCACGCGTGCCGCCGATCGTCTGCCTGGCCGACATCGGCTGGTATCTGGCAAGCCGTGCGCGGCCCCTGAGGTCACCGGGCGGGGCCCACGGGTTCGACAATGCCTCGACCGAGATGCAGGCCCTGTTCATCGCCCGTGGGCCGTCCATCCGGACGGGCGTGGTGTTGCGGGACATGGACAGCGTCGATGTGCAGCCCCTGCTGGGGCGGCTTCTGGGGATCGCGGTTCCGGTTGGGGACGGGCGTGCGGCCGATAGTCTGCCGGCCATAAGACGGTAA
- a CDS encoding Do family serine endopeptidase, with the protein MKTSTLALTAALALAACGNANSTKAQDGVFAEPTNRTTPTDVSTMKQSFSPVVREAAPAVVNISARSIQRVQADPFFQMFGGGMPRERVAESAGSGVIVRSDGIVVTNNHVIEGAQQIRVVLNDRREFPAEVILADERSDIAVLRLTGVTEQLPVLAIDDREEQQVGDLVLAIGNPFGVGQTVTNGIISALNRTETGISDSGSFIQTDAAINPGNSGGPLVDMDGDVIGINTAIFSRSGSSSGVGFAVPASMVRRVVDSALGGATAVVRPWLGVKGDSVTADIARSLGLARPQGLIVTDVYANGPGARAGLREGDVITAIDGAEINDQGGLNFRIGTRDPNDSVAVTVLREGQSQTLNARVQSLPGDAKGNGQTIEQGPFAGAQVAALNPALADRLGGDPFASGAIVTDVARNSYAYRANGFLPGDVVTQIDGRPVRDLSAIQRATRGSEVSMLRQGRAMSGRVR; encoded by the coding sequence ATGAAGACCTCGACCCTCGCCCTGACCGCGGCGCTGGCTCTGGCCGCGTGCGGGAATGCCAACTCGACCAAGGCCCAGGACGGCGTGTTCGCCGAGCCGACGAACCGGACCACGCCGACCGACGTCTCGACCATGAAGCAGAGCTTCTCTCCGGTCGTGCGCGAGGCAGCCCCGGCGGTGGTGAACATCTCGGCGCGATCGATCCAGAGAGTGCAGGCGGACCCCTTCTTCCAGATGTTCGGCGGCGGGATGCCGCGGGAGCGGGTGGCGGAATCCGCCGGCTCGGGCGTGATCGTGCGGTCCGACGGCATCGTCGTGACCAACAACCACGTCATCGAGGGGGCCCAGCAGATCCGGGTCGTCCTGAATGACCGGCGCGAGTTCCCGGCCGAGGTGATCCTGGCCGACGAACGCAGCGACATCGCGGTGCTGCGGCTGACGGGGGTCACCGAGCAGCTGCCGGTCCTGGCCATCGACGACCGCGAGGAACAGCAGGTCGGCGATCTGGTGCTGGCCATCGGCAATCCGTTCGGCGTGGGCCAGACCGTGACCAACGGGATCATTTCGGCGCTGAATCGGACCGAGACGGGCATCAGCGATTCGGGCTCGTTCATCCAGACGGATGCGGCGATCAATCCGGGCAACTCCGGCGGGCCGCTGGTCGACATGGACGGCGACGTGATCGGCATCAACACGGCCATCTTCTCGCGGTCGGGGTCCTCCTCGGGGGTCGGGTTCGCGGTGCCGGCCTCGATGGTGCGGCGGGTGGTGGATTCGGCGCTGGGCGGCGCGACGGCGGTGGTGCGGCCCTGGCTGGGCGTGAAGGGCGACAGCGTGACGGCCGATATCGCGCGGTCGCTGGGTCTCGCGCGGCCGCAGGGCCTGATCGTCACCGACGTCTATGCCAACGGACCCGGCGCGCGGGCGGGACTGCGCGAAGGCGACGTCATCACCGCCATCGACGGGGCAGAGATCAACGACCAGGGCGGACTGAACTTCCGGATCGGGACGCGGGACCCCAACGATTCCGTCGCGGTGACGGTGCTGCGGGAGGGGCAGTCCCAGACGCTCAACGCCCGGGTGCAGAGCCTGCCGGGCGACGCCAAGGGCAATGGCCAGACGATCGAGCAGGGCCCGTTCGCGGGGGCGCAGGTCGCGGCGCTGAACCCGGCGCTGGCCGACCGGCTGGGCGGCGATCCCTTCGCCAGCGGCGCGATCGTCACCGACGTGGCGCGCAACAGCTATGCCTATCGCGCCAACGGCTTCCTGCCGGGCGATGTCGTGACCCAGATCGACGGGCGGCCGGTGCGCGACCTGTCGGCGATCCAGCGCGCCACGCGGGGGTCGGAGGTGTCCATGCTGCGGCAGGGCCGGGCGATGTCGGGGCGGGTGCGTTAG
- a CDS encoding VOC family protein yields MTDQTPAAPTGGVIPYLTIPSRGGQAAVEFYRAAFGAEELFRNLADDGERVLHSRLLINDGVVMISDEFPEYGNASDIVPVGVALHLQVDDADEWWNRAVTAGAVPLMPMADQFWGDRYGRVMDPFGHTWSIAAPIKA; encoded by the coding sequence ATGACCGATCAGACCCCTGCGGCCCCGACCGGCGGCGTCATCCCCTATCTGACCATCCCGTCGCGCGGCGGTCAGGCGGCAGTGGAGTTCTACCGCGCCGCCTTCGGGGCCGAGGAGCTGTTCCGCAACCTCGCCGACGACGGCGAGCGGGTGCTCCACAGCCGGCTGCTGATCAACGACGGCGTCGTGATGATCTCGGACGAGTTCCCCGAATACGGCAACGCATCGGACATCGTGCCCGTCGGCGTGGCCCTGCACCTCCAGGTCGACGACGCCGACGAATGGTGGAACCGCGCCGTGACCGCAGGGGCCGTGCCGCTGATGCCGATGGCAGACCAGTTCTGGGGCGACCGCTACGGCCGGGTCATGGACCCGTTCGGTCACACCTGGTCGATCGCCGCGCCGATCAAAGCCTAA
- a CDS encoding replication-associated recombination protein A, translating to MSDLFEASGIHPPDAPLADRLRPASLDQVVGQDHLLGEGGPIRRMIEAGRLGSMILWGPPGTGKTTIARLLAKAAGYQYQQISAVFSGVADLKKAFEQARVRRAAGQSTLLFVDEIHRFNRAQQDGFLPFVEEGVVTLVGATTENPSFELNGALLSRSQVFVLKRLDDAALNQLLIRAEAEEGLPLPLTLEARQALLALADGDGRYLLTMAETLFALPPEPLDVQALAATLQRRAPAYDKSREEHYNLISALHKSVRGSDPDAALYWLARMLNGGEDPLYLARRIVRMAVEDIGEADPLSLLVANAAKDTYDFLGSPEGELALAQAVVHLATAPKSVGVYEAFKAAKRAAAETGSLMPPAHIRNAPTKLMKSLGYGKGYQYDPDTEEGFSGANFFPDEMDRRVFYKPKGEGHEEKVKARLERWAAMRAAKSGTS from the coding sequence ATGAGCGATCTTTTCGAAGCCTCCGGCATCCATCCTCCCGACGCGCCCCTGGCCGACCGGCTGCGGCCCGCGTCGCTGGACCAGGTGGTGGGGCAGGATCATCTGCTGGGCGAGGGCGGGCCGATCCGGCGGATGATCGAGGCCGGACGCCTCGGATCCATGATCCTGTGGGGGCCGCCAGGGACCGGCAAGACGACGATCGCGCGCCTGCTGGCCAAGGCAGCCGGCTATCAGTACCAGCAAATTTCGGCCGTGTTCTCGGGCGTGGCGGACCTGAAGAAGGCGTTTGAACAGGCGCGGGTCCGGCGGGCGGCCGGGCAGTCGACCTTGCTGTTCGTGGACGAGATCCACCGCTTCAACCGCGCCCAGCAGGACGGCTTCCTCCCGTTCGTGGAGGAGGGGGTGGTGACCCTGGTCGGGGCCACGACGGAGAACCCGTCGTTCGAGCTGAACGGGGCGCTGCTGTCGCGCAGCCAGGTCTTCGTCCTGAAACGGCTGGACGATGCGGCGTTGAATCAACTGTTGATTCGCGCTGAGGCGGAGGAGGGTCTCCCCCTGCCGCTGACGCTCGAGGCGCGTCAGGCGCTGCTGGCCCTCGCCGACGGGGATGGTCGATACCTGCTGACCATGGCCGAGACGCTGTTCGCCCTGCCGCCCGAGCCGCTGGACGTCCAGGCCCTGGCGGCGACGCTGCAGCGGCGGGCTCCGGCTTACGACAAGTCGAGAGAAGAACACTATAACCTCATATCTGCGCTGCATAAATCGGTGCGGGGATCGGACCCGGATGCGGCCCTGTACTGGCTGGCGCGGATGTTGAACGGCGGCGAGGATCCGCTGTATCTCGCCCGCCGGATCGTGCGGATGGCGGTCGAGGACATCGGCGAGGCGGACCCGCTGTCGCTGCTGGTCGCCAATGCGGCCAAGGACACCTACGACTTCCTCGGCAGCCCCGAGGGCGAACTGGCGCTGGCCCAGGCGGTGGTCCATCTGGCGACCGCGCCCAAGTCGGTCGGGGTGTACGAGGCCTTCAAGGCGGCGAAACGGGCGGCGGCCGAGACGGGCTCGCTGATGCCGCCGGCCCATATTCGCAACGCCCCGACGAAGCTGATGAAGTCGCTCGGATACGGCAAGGGCTACCAGTACGACCCCGACACCGAGGAGGGGTTCTCGGGCGCGAACTTCTTCCCCGACGAGATGGACCGGCGTGTCTTCTATAAACCGAAGGGCGAGGGGCACGAGGAGAAGGTCAAGGCCCGTCTGGAACGCTGGGCGGCGATGCGGGCGGCGAAGTCGGGCACGAGCTGA
- a CDS encoding RluA family pseudouridine synthase, whose protein sequence is MTLRTPVSLTEDEIAAVRSWVIHEDASVIAFAKPAGLSSQGGRIQAHTLDDLLWAFARSNGKRPELVHRLDRDTSGVILAAKTKPAASFLGKAIQAHRLTKTYLALVSAAPEPPQGDINVPLVRQEIGRESYMRVAAFDTKGAQGSRSRYRTLASSDDGALVELQPFTGRMHQLRVHMAHIGRPLIGDVRYGGALTAGGRAAPRLMLHAVSLTFPHPEGGERTVTAGLPEDFSALAASLDLGSGWPKG, encoded by the coding sequence GTGACCCTGAGAACCCCCGTATCCCTGACCGAAGACGAGATCGCCGCCGTAAGGTCGTGGGTGATCCACGAGGATGCCTCGGTGATCGCCTTCGCCAAACCGGCGGGGCTGTCGAGCCAGGGCGGGCGGATCCAGGCGCATACCCTGGACGACCTGCTGTGGGCCTTCGCGCGGTCGAACGGGAAGCGGCCGGAGCTGGTGCACCGGCTGGACCGGGACACCTCCGGTGTCATCCTCGCGGCGAAGACCAAGCCGGCGGCGAGCTTTCTGGGCAAGGCGATCCAGGCGCACCGGCTGACCAAGACCTATCTGGCGCTGGTCTCGGCCGCGCCCGAGCCGCCCCAGGGCGACATCAATGTGCCGCTGGTGCGCCAGGAGATCGGGCGCGAGAGCTACATGCGGGTCGCGGCCTTCGACACCAAGGGGGCACAGGGATCGCGCAGCCGGTACCGGACCCTGGCGTCCAGCGACGACGGGGCCCTGGTCGAGCTTCAGCCGTTCACCGGCCGGATGCACCAGCTGCGGGTGCACATGGCGCACATCGGGCGGCCGCTGATCGGGGACGTCCGCTATGGCGGGGCCCTGACGGCGGGGGGGCGGGCCGCGCCCCGGCTGATGTTGCATGCAGTGTCATTGACGTTCCCGCATCCCGAAGGCGGGGAACGGACGGTGACCGCGGGCCTGCCTGAGGATTTCAGCGCGCTGGCAGCGTCTCTCGATCTGGGATCGGGCTGGCCGAAGGGTTGA
- a CDS encoding CC0125/CC1285 family lipoprotein, translated as MSKRFNPNRVALAGVIATVVLTTSACASLAPYGPQGGPGGQGYAEQRIESDRYRVSYNGVGAPGPVADMALLRAADLTIEQGYDWFEVTQRYINGRPDSAGGFRPSVSVGVGSSSGRYGGYRYSGTSTGVGVGLNFQGPSPTSTVLEVRLGRGAKPDSVEAYDAREVRYSLSGRG; from the coding sequence ATGTCCAAGCGCTTCAATCCCAATCGCGTTGCCTTGGCGGGCGTAATCGCAACCGTCGTCCTGACCACCTCTGCCTGCGCCAGCCTGGCCCCCTACGGACCCCAGGGCGGACCGGGCGGTCAGGGCTATGCCGAGCAGCGGATCGAAAGCGACCGATATCGCGTCAGCTACAACGGCGTGGGGGCCCCGGGTCCGGTCGCGGACATGGCCCTGTTGCGCGCCGCCGACCTGACGATCGAGCAGGGCTATGACTGGTTCGAGGTGACCCAGCGCTACATCAACGGTCGCCCAGACAGCGCAGGCGGATTCCGGCCCAGCGTCTCGGTCGGGGTCGGCTCCAGCTCGGGTCGATATGGCGGATACCGCTATTCGGGCACGAGCACGGGCGTCGGCGTCGGGCTGAATTTCCAGGGACCGTCCCCGACCTCGACGGTGCTCGAGGTCCGGCTGGGACGCGGGGCCAAGCCGGACAGCGTGGAGGCCTACGACGCGCGCGAGGTGCGTTACAGCCTCAGCGGCCGCGGGTAA